The Cottoperca gobio chromosome 6, fCotGob3.1, whole genome shotgun sequence genome has a segment encoding these proteins:
- the nmba gene encoding neuromedin Ba: MKGTLTKICRAGFLSSFILMSYVAMTSSMTFDLTELRSKISKSKMNPRGNLWATGHFMGKKSLPDSSFMKSAFEDVNVPTEVRAVSPLYRVEDPQALLIQILKTATQRKKALDIGGGDPA, translated from the exons ATGAAAGGCACTTTGACAAAGATCTGCAGAGCAGGATTCCTGTCGTCTTTCATTCTTATGTCATACGTTGCCATGACATCTTCAATGACTTTTGATTTAACTGAGTTAAGAAGTAAAATTTCAAAGAGCAAGATGAATCCAAGGGGGAATCTGTGGGCAACAG GGCATTTCATGGGCAAGAAAAGTCTTCCGGATAGTTCCTTTATGAAATCTGCCTTTGAAGATGTGAATGTTCCCACTGAAGTCAGAGCTGTTAGTCCTCTGTACCGAGTGGAGGACCCGCAGGCACTGCTCATTCAGATTTTGAAAACTGCCACACAACGGAAAAAGGCTTTGGACAT AGGAGGAGGCGATCCTGCTTGA
- the znf592 gene encoding zinc finger protein 592 — MGDMKTPDFDDLLAAFDIPDATGLDAKEPSQGSHEETESQLKHTGMCLDDSLLSTQAVTAADIPVVSVIVKNTSRQESLEGFEPALQNGFGGQDTSIDFVETTNVGFSKSFVSALNGESSRELLRKAPILHIPDGTPTFSQSLSNFSPISSPESEETQCSRDEMHPRQDRPCFPEASDLVEPSIPDNPQKLDLSMFDECPNDSDIPKNTQRNREESTRSEESSDICVSKETNKTPRLHSALPRLISNQSFTETNCNSGKTMIVPTAYPHVKSQTSKLSSCLEALVALNAIKDPSEQIIPRESSAVQKDCMKASPKVPISPQSPLEAVKRLLKPSDSPVSICSDSSGKVSPAVATGSPPAIPRVRIKTIKTTSGQIKRTVTSVLPDSETDEVHSANESSPSHSMMSEDSYCNMSPHQSQKASVDSVVVVQTKGTPASTSSPKHSRNKSEVNSKRSGIMQCPTVFHNTSGPVKRSAAHNWQKPKRGSSTTGHTTSTNFLPKAMHLASLNLVPHSVAASVAARSTSHQQSQQTLSSTVYSTVPLVHQVKTASPYPRTSVPNTAAGTLNRLLNNANPVPTYVPNLNPPPGSDISLPPRGYCCLECGDSFGVERSLEYHYGRRSVHIEVGCTHCAKTMVFFNKCALLAHAREHKNNGMVMQCTQLHMKPIAEDQMFVPLSAVNVDSFTSPSPKNPPVLPLYPDSVIRHRLRCLECNKQLSDYKALAGHYQRPSDDVDGLLCKVCSMLLPNKCSFRAHQRIHTHKSPYCCPECGALSRSADIQKHVKENCLHYARKAWYKCLHCDMVFKTLQGQKTHIEEKHCEVLYKCSICPVAFKTSDGCDVHLKNKHNASKVSPLLIFKCSCETVFKKKQLLFQHFHQNANKRVTCVFKCPECNSVFPQKQMLMQHFKGVHVGNVAEETEKNSKRTDNPEQYQDAHSVQQQKSHSPVKHTDRPRKKSEQDRRPRVKTTGWTCGECLQCFPERDSYVSHVKTNHGKSVKKYPCRHCEQSFNSTTSLKRHIRNDHDGKKKVYTCWYCTDTKKIFTTSVMLKNHISLMHGIKNPDLGQMQQKVTAIKESKKALGKGLVSERAAVDTREEGQDRTLTLKAPPAKRLKTQFRCSRCGFVTDNSTQFKQHIPQHKTDENTPQCLHCGLCFTSVLSLSRHLFIVHKVRDPKEGEKEGEEDEAEVREKKTEQVNRSVRSAVADGVNDLLPELIDPEPSQAGEPASLHCDKTSDCNLKLSTHSQTQAVSLR, encoded by the exons ATGGGTGACATGAAAACCCCAGATTTTGATGATCTTCTGGCAGCCTTTGACATCCCAGATGCCACAGGGTTGGATGCTAAAGAACCCAGCCAGGGGAGTcatgaggagacagagagtcagCTGAAACACACAGGGATGTGTCTGGATGACAGCTTATTGAGTACTCAAGCTGTCACAGCAGCAGATATTCCTGTTGTAAGTGTTATTGTGAAAAATACAAGTCGACAGGAGTCGTTGGAAGGTTTTGAGCCAGCATTACAAAATGGATTCGGGGGACAAGATACCTCCATTGACTTTGTTGAGACAACCAACGTTGGCTTTTCCAAATCATTTGTCTCTGCTTTGAACGGGGAGAGTTCAAGAGAGCTTCTTCGAAAGGCACCTATTCTACACATACCTGATGGAACACCAACATTTTCCCAGTCACTTTCTAATTTTAGTCCCATCTCCAGTCCTGAATCTGAAGAAACTCAGTGTAGTAGAGATGAAATGCATCCAAGACAAGACAGACCCTGTTTCCCAGAAGCTTCAGATTTGGTGGAGCCTTCAATCCCAGACAATCCACAAAAACTGGACCTCAGTATGTTTGACGAGTGTCCAAATGACTCTGATATTCCCAAgaacactcagagaaacagagaagaaagtACTAGAAGCGAAGAGTCCTCTGACATCTGTGTCAGtaaggaaacaaataaaacacctaGATTACACAGTGCACTTCCCCGACTAATTAGTAACCAGAGCTTTACTGAGACCAACTGCAATTCAGGAAAAACAATGATTGTTCCCACTGCTTATCCACATGTCAAATCTCAGACATCTAAATTATCCTCTTGCCTTGAGGCTCTAGTGGCACTGAATGCTATAAAAGATCCCAGCGAGCAGATTATTCCCAGAGAGTCATCAGCGGTTCAGAAAGACTGCATGAAAGCAAGTCCCAAGGTGCCCATATCCCCACAAAGTCCACTTGAAGCTGTGAAACGGTTATTGAAACCCTCCGATAGTCCTGTAAGCATCTGCAGTGATAGTAGTGGCAAAGTATCCCCCGCAGTGGCAACTGGGTCCCCCCCTGCCATACCCAGGGTCAGAATTAAAACCATTAAAACCACATCTGGGCAGATCAAGCGCACAGTCACCAGTGTGCTGCCTGATTCAGAAACAGATGAAGTTCATTCTGCAAATGAATCCTCTCCATCACATAGTATGATGAGTGAAGATTCATACTGTAATATGTCTCCTCATCAGTCTCAAAAGGCATCTGTTGATAGTGTTGTTGTAGTACAAACTAAAGGTACCCCAGCCAGTACATCTTCACCAAAACATTCACGCAATAAATCAGAGGTGAACTCCAAGAGGTCAGGCATAATGCAGTGCCCAACAGTATTCCATAATACTAGTGGTCCTGTCAAACGATCTGCTGCACATAATTGGCAGAAACCAAAGAGAGGATCATCCACAACTGGCCATACAACTAGCACCAACTTCCTTCCTAAAGCAATGCACTTAGCTAGTCTGAACCTGGTCCCTCACAGTGTTGCCGCCTCGGTAGCTGCACGGTCCACCTCTCATCAACAAAGCCAACAAACACTCTCCTCTACGGTGTACAGCACCGTACCACTAGTGCATCAGGTCAAAACAGCTAGCCCTTATCCTCGCACGTCCGTTCCCAACACAGCAGCAGGAACCTTAAACAGACTGTTGAACAATGCCAACCCCGTGCCTACATATGTGCCCAACCTGAACCCCCCTCCAGGGAGCGATATCAGCCTTCCACCACGCGGATACTGCTGCCTCGAGTGTGGGGACTCCTTCGGGGTGGAGAGGAGTCTTGAGTATCACTACGGCAGGAGGAGTGTTCACATTGAAGTAGGATGTACGCACTGTGCAAAGACGATGGTGTTCTTCAATAAATGTGCCCTGTTGGCACATGCACGGGAGCACAAGAACAATGGCATGGTGATGCAGTGTACACAGCTCCATATGAAACCCATAGCAGAGGATCAAATGTTTGTACCCCTGAGTGCTGTGAACGTGGACTCTTTCACTTCCCCGTCACCTAAAAACCCACCTGTCCTGCCCCTATATCCAGACAGTGTCATTCGCCACCGACTCCGTTGCCTGGAGTGCAACAAGCAGTTATCTGACTACAAAGCACTTGCAGGCCATTACCAGAGGCCGTCTGACGATGTGGACGGACTA TTGTGTAAAGTATGCTCAATGCTGTTACCCAACAAGTGTAGCTTCAGAGCTCACcaacgcattcacacacacaagtcccCTTACTGCTGTCCTGAGTGTGGTGCCCTGAGTCGTTCTGCAGACATACAGAAGCATGTCAAGGAAAACTGTCTGCACTACGCTCGCAAGGCTTGGTacaa ATGTCTTCACTGCGATATGGTTTTCAAGACCCTTCAAGGACAAAAGACTCACATTGAGGAGAAACACTGTGAAGTTCTTTACAAGTGCTCCATCTGTCCAGTAGCCTTCAAGACCTCTGACGGCTGtgatgtgcatttaaaaaataaacacaatgcaAGCAAAGTATCCCCTCT ATTAATCTTTAAGTGTTCATGTGAGACAGTCTTCAAGAAAAAACAGTTACTGTTTCAGCATTTCCATCAGAATGCCAACAAGCGTGTTACGTGCGTATTCAAGTGTCCAGAATGCAACTCGGTCTTTCCACAAAAGCAGATGTTAATGCAGCACTTCAAG GGTGTTCATGTCGGAAACGTGGCGGAAGAGACGGAGAAGAACAGTAAACGGACAGACAATCCTGAGCAGTACCAGGATGCACATTCTGTCCAACAACAGAAGAGTCACAGTCCTGTTAAACACACAGATAGGCCCAGAAAGAAGTCTGAGCAGGACAGGAGGCCTCGTGTGAAGACCACCGGCTGGACGTGTGGCGAGTGTCTCCAGTGTTTCCCTGAACGAGACTCCTATGTTTCTCATGTAAAGACCAACCACGGAAAG TCAGTGAAGAAGTATCCATGTCGACATTGTGAGCAGTCGTTCAACTCTACAACCAGTCTGAAAAGACATATTCGCAATGACCATGatggaaaaaagaaagtttACACTTGCTG GTATTGCACGGACACCAAGAAGATATTCACGACAAGTGTGATGTTGAAGAACCACATCAGTCTAATGCATGGAATCAAGAATCCTGATCTTGGCCAAATGCAACAAAAAGTAACAGCCATCAAGGAATCAAAAAAGGCTTTGGGCAAG GGGCTTGTATCAGAAAGAGCTGCGGTGGACACACGAGAGGAGGGCCAGGATCGCACTTTAACTCTCAAGGCTCCTCCAGCGAAACGTCTGAAAACTCAGTTCCGCTGTTCAAGATGTGGTTTTGTCACAGACAACAGTACACAGTTCAAGCAGCATATACCGCAGCATAAGACTGATGAAAACACTCCTCAATGCCTTCACTGTGGCTTGTGTTTCACATCTGTGCTGTCTCTCAGCAGACATCTTTTTATTGTACACAAAGTCAGAGATCCCAAGGaaggggagaaagaaggagaggaggacgaggcAGAGGTGCGGGAGAAGAAGACGGAGCAGGTTAATCGGTCAGTTAGATCAGCAGTTGCTGATGGGGTCAATGACTTGTTACCGGAGCTAATTGACCCTGAGCCATCGCAGGCAGGAGAGCCAGCGAGTCTGCACTGTGACAAGACCTCGGACTGTAATTTAAAACTGAGCACTCACTCTCAGACACAAGCAGTCTCTCTTCGGTAG